A genomic segment from Cyanobium sp. NIES-981 encodes:
- a CDS encoding chlorophyll a/b-binding protein — translation MTDSTTRFGFSAFAETWNGRLAMLGFVIGLATELLTGQGILSQIGLG, via the coding sequence ATGACCGACTCCACCACCCGCTTCGGCTTCAGCGCCTTCGCCGAAACCTGGAATGGCCGCCTGGCCATGCTCGGCTTCGTGATCGGCCTGGCCACCGAGCTGCTCACCGGTCAGGGCATCCTCTCCCAGATCGGCCTGGGTTGA
- a CDS encoding AhpC/TSA family protein — protein sequence MPESAAAQGITGAPSLPPRPLLEALAGREGMGAGQRRLVLLWGQLGDFDSLEYAQALAGARSRLERAGIQVLAFGIGNEAGRQRFCAFTGLPLAWLQAVPDATLHQALELYPGLQLPIGPWGNLLLMCAGLGSPGTLREVLRGYTGDRRAPQLIDEETVIQAPPLPPLRGSLFAKAGGRGFQRPFELATLRLRNMGEVLGHWRTYVPHDAFLTQRGGTFLLDGDNTLLYVHRDRGILGFAEAMAQPLRFLEPYLGA from the coding sequence TTGCCTGAATCGGCCGCGGCCCAAGGGATCACAGGGGCTCCCTCCCTGCCGCCTCGGCCCCTGCTCGAGGCCCTGGCCGGCCGCGAGGGCATGGGCGCAGGCCAGCGCCGGCTGGTGCTGCTCTGGGGCCAGCTCGGCGATTTCGACAGCCTGGAGTACGCCCAGGCCCTGGCGGGAGCCCGCAGCCGGCTCGAGCGGGCCGGGATCCAGGTGCTCGCCTTCGGCATCGGCAACGAGGCGGGCCGGCAGCGCTTCTGCGCCTTCACCGGCTTGCCGCTGGCCTGGCTGCAGGCCGTGCCGGACGCGACGCTGCATCAGGCGCTGGAGCTCTACCCGGGGCTGCAGCTGCCGATCGGCCCCTGGGGCAACCTGCTGCTGATGTGCGCCGGGCTCGGTTCCCCGGGCACGCTGCGGGAAGTGCTGCGCGGCTACACGGGCGACCGCCGGGCTCCCCAGCTGATCGACGAGGAGACGGTGATCCAGGCCCCGCCCCTGCCCCCGCTGCGGGGTTCCCTGTTCGCCAAGGCCGGCGGCCGGGGCTTCCAGCGGCCCTTCGAGCTGGCCACGCTGCGCCTGCGCAACATGGGCGAGGTGCTCGGGCACTGGCGCACCTATGTGCCGCACGACGCCTTCCTCACCCAGCGGGGCGGCACCTTCCTGCTGGACGGGGACAACACGCTGCTCTACGTGCACCGCGACCGGGGAATCCTGGGCTTCGCCGAGGCGATGGCCCAACCGCTGCGGTTCCTGGAGCCCTACCTCGGCGCCTGA
- a CDS encoding Crp/Fnr family transcriptional regulator — MSRRCLRLSLRAGETLPSNLCWRVEQGYVWLARWCPGADPLTLGVWGPGELVMPALIGLTGLELRSLSAVVVEEEEPTSAMEREFLEEQLRQAAILLLLSRVRPAESRLLQLLDWFGTRFGTMTSQGVVLRFGEKTLTHQQLADIAGMTRVTVTKALTQFRQSGVIAGQEGGALLLRVSASELWEYS, encoded by the coding sequence ATGTCACGTCGTTGTCTTCGCCTGAGCCTCCGGGCCGGCGAGACGCTGCCCAGCAACCTCTGCTGGCGGGTTGAGCAGGGCTATGTGTGGCTGGCCCGCTGGTGCCCCGGGGCCGACCCTCTCACCCTGGGGGTGTGGGGCCCCGGTGAGCTGGTGATGCCGGCGTTGATTGGCCTCACCGGACTGGAGCTGCGCTCCCTCTCCGCCGTGGTGGTGGAGGAGGAGGAGCCCACGAGTGCCATGGAACGGGAATTTCTGGAGGAACAGTTGCGCCAGGCCGCCATCCTGCTGTTGCTCAGCCGGGTGCGTCCGGCGGAATCCCGCCTGCTGCAGCTGCTCGATTGGTTCGGCACCCGCTTCGGCACCATGACCAGCCAGGGAGTGGTGCTGCGCTTCGGGGAGAAGACCCTGACCCATCAGCAACTGGCGGACATTGCCGGCATGACGAGGGTCACGGTGACCAAGGCCCTCACCCAGTTTCGCCAGTCCGGCGTGATCGCGGGGCAGGAGGGTGGAGCGCTGTTGCTGCGGGTTTCTGCATCAGAGCTCTGGGAATACAGCTGA
- a CDS encoding chlorophyll a/b-binding protein, whose translation MTNTPANEKWFQDRATEQIHLEQLQRAERFNGRAAMLGIVIGIITEGLTGAGIAHQIGLGPLVDGYTACRTQFLPFCF comes from the coding sequence ATGACCAACACTCCCGCCAACGAGAAGTGGTTCCAGGACCGCGCCACCGAGCAGATCCACCTGGAGCAGCTGCAGCGCGCTGAGCGCTTCAACGGCCGCGCCGCCATGCTCGGCATCGTGATCGGCATCATCACCGAAGGCCTCACCGGAGCCGGCATCGCCCACCAGATCGGCCTCGGCCCCCTCGTGGACGGCTACACCGCCTGCCGCACGCAGTTCCTTCCCTTCTGCTTCTGA
- a CDS encoding galactose oxidase: MSAFPPLSLPSHPVAASSESAVEACPCAVQAWPYLEQPLLAPSRSRQVCLTCHFFRHQAAEDAIPLLTCQLHAGLIAHGEHLTRRCHGWTDGLHRQRGWAPEGA; encoded by the coding sequence ATGTCCGCTTTCCCGCCGCTCTCCCTGCCCAGCCACCCGGTCGCGGCGTCGAGCGAATCTGCCGTTGAGGCCTGCCCCTGCGCCGTTCAGGCCTGGCCCTACCTGGAGCAGCCCCTGCTGGCACCCAGCCGCAGCCGTCAGGTGTGCCTCACCTGTCACTTCTTCCGCCATCAGGCGGCCGAGGACGCCATTCCGCTGCTCACCTGCCAGCTCCATGCCGGCCTGATCGCCCACGGCGAGCACCTCACCCGCCGATGCCACGGATGGACCGACGGCCTCCATCGCCAGCGGGGGTGGGCGCCGGAGGGGGCCTGA
- a CDS encoding SulP family inorganic anion transporter: MATVTVPPGGRPAFRVLNHFSTSNVRGDLFGGVTAAVIALPMALAFGVASGAGATAGLWGAVLVGLFAALFGGTPTLISEPTGPMTVVMTAVIATLTAKDPENGLAMAFTVVMLAGVFQILFGMLRLGRYVTQMPYTVISGFMSGIGIILMVLQLGPFLGQAIPRGGVMGTLTNLPSLLAGARPAEVTLAVVTLAILWFTPARIRKLAPPQLIALIAGTILSLTLLSGADASAEVEGIRRIGAIASGLPRLQVPTFEASQLQLMLVNGAVLGMLGCIDALLTAVIADSITRTEHDSNKELIGQGLGNLVSGLFGGIAGAGATMGTVVNIQAGGRSALSGLSRALILMLVILVGGRLAAQIPQAVLAGIALKVGFDIVDWSFLKRAHRISITGALIMYLVIALTVLVDLIAAVGIGVFIANIVTIDKMSALQSRAVKSISTGDGDLLLEPEEKSLLDQGQGQVLLFQLTGAMIFGVAKAIGREHNAIGDCRAVVFDLTEVSHLGVTAALAVENAVEEAIEKGRQVFVVGASGTTRERLEKLGLFAKLPQEHVCVSRSEALQQAVTAIA, encoded by the coding sequence ATGGCAACGGTCACGGTGCCGCCCGGGGGGCGTCCTGCCTTCCGGGTGCTGAATCACTTCAGCACCAGCAACGTCAGGGGTGACCTCTTTGGAGGGGTCACCGCGGCCGTGATCGCCCTGCCCATGGCCCTGGCCTTCGGGGTGGCCTCCGGCGCCGGTGCCACCGCGGGCCTGTGGGGCGCCGTGCTGGTGGGCCTGTTCGCCGCCCTGTTCGGCGGCACCCCCACCCTGATCTCCGAGCCCACGGGCCCGATGACGGTGGTGATGACCGCCGTGATCGCCACCCTCACCGCCAAGGATCCAGAGAACGGACTGGCCATGGCCTTCACCGTGGTGATGCTGGCCGGGGTGTTCCAGATCCTGTTCGGCATGCTGCGGCTGGGCCGGTATGTCACCCAGATGCCCTACACGGTGATCTCCGGCTTCATGAGCGGCATCGGCATCATTCTGATGGTGCTGCAGCTCGGGCCGTTCCTCGGCCAGGCCATCCCCAGGGGGGGCGTGATGGGCACCCTCACCAACCTCCCCAGCCTCCTCGCGGGAGCCCGCCCTGCGGAGGTGACACTGGCCGTGGTGACCCTGGCGATCCTCTGGTTCACACCGGCCCGGATCCGCAAGCTGGCGCCACCCCAGCTGATCGCCCTGATCGCCGGCACCATCCTCTCGCTCACCCTGCTGAGCGGCGCCGACGCCTCCGCCGAGGTGGAGGGCATCCGCCGCATCGGCGCGATCGCCTCCGGTCTGCCCAGGCTGCAGGTGCCCACCTTCGAGGCCTCCCAGCTGCAGCTGATGCTGGTGAACGGGGCCGTGCTGGGCATGCTCGGCTGCATCGACGCCCTGCTCACCGCCGTGATCGCCGACAGCATCACCCGCACCGAGCACGACTCCAACAAGGAACTGATCGGCCAGGGCCTCGGCAACCTCGTTTCCGGCCTGTTCGGGGGCATCGCCGGGGCCGGCGCCACCATGGGCACCGTGGTGAACATCCAGGCGGGGGGCCGCAGCGCCCTCTCCGGTCTCAGCCGCGCCCTGATCCTGATGCTGGTGATCCTGGTGGGCGGCCGCCTCGCCGCCCAGATCCCCCAGGCCGTGCTCGCCGGCATCGCCCTCAAGGTGGGCTTCGACATCGTCGACTGGAGCTTCCTCAAGCGCGCCCATCGCATCTCGATCACCGGCGCGCTGATCATGTACCTGGTGATCGCCCTCACCGTGCTGGTGGACCTGATCGCCGCGGTGGGCATCGGCGTATTCATCGCCAACATCGTCACGATCGACAAGATGAGCGCCCTGCAGAGCCGGGCCGTCAAGTCGATCTCCACCGGTGACGGCGATCTGCTGCTCGAGCCCGAGGAGAAGAGCCTGCTGGATCAGGGCCAGGGCCAGGTGCTGCTGTTCCAGCTCACCGGCGCCATGATCTTCGGCGTGGCCAAGGCGATCGGCCGCGAGCACAACGCCATCGGCGACTGCCGCGCCGTGGTGTTCGACCTCACCGAGGTGTCCCACCTGGGCGTCACCGCCGCCCTGGCGGTGGAGAACGCGGTGGAGGAGGCGATCGAGAAGGGCCGCCAGGTGTTCGTGGTCGGCGCCAGCGGCACCACCCGGGAGCGGCTGGAGAAGCTCGGACTCTTCGCCAAACTGCCGCAGGAGCACGTGTGTGTCAGCCGCTCCGAGGCCCTGCAGCAGGCGGTGACCGCCATCGCCTGA
- a CDS encoding glutaredoxin, translated as MASPPLQHVRLYRMDLPGHACPWGLKAVKLLEEHHIPFEDHPLRSEEEVAAFKAAHGVATTPQVFAEQERIGGYSVLATRLGTRPEADGVSYVPVIAVFATAALMALALAGGFNGFMGIAICLLAMLKLMDVQAFAASFRKYDLPSRRWRAWAELYPGVELLVGLGILVQPQLPVAARLVGATALLLGGMGMVSVGKAVFLDRLALNCAFVGGNTRTPLGVVSFAENLIMGLMGGAMVLRAW; from the coding sequence ATGGCTTCGCCTCCCCTCCAGCACGTGCGGCTCTACCGCATGGACCTGCCCGGTCACGCCTGCCCGTGGGGGCTGAAGGCGGTGAAGCTGCTGGAGGAGCATCACATCCCCTTCGAGGATCACCCGCTCCGCAGTGAGGAGGAGGTGGCCGCCTTCAAGGCGGCCCATGGGGTGGCCACCACGCCCCAGGTGTTCGCGGAGCAGGAGCGCATCGGCGGCTACAGCGTGCTGGCGACGCGGCTGGGCACCCGGCCGGAAGCCGATGGCGTGTCCTATGTGCCGGTGATCGCCGTGTTCGCCACCGCGGCGCTGATGGCTCTGGCGCTGGCAGGCGGCTTCAACGGCTTCATGGGCATCGCCATCTGCCTGCTGGCGATGCTGAAGCTGATGGATGTGCAGGCCTTCGCCGCCAGCTTCCGCAAGTACGACCTGCCCAGTCGGCGCTGGAGGGCCTGGGCAGAGCTCTACCCCGGGGTGGAGCTGCTGGTGGGCCTCGGCATCCTGGTGCAGCCGCAGCTCCCCGTGGCGGCCCGGCTGGTCGGCGCCACGGCCCTGCTGCTCGGGGGCATGGGCATGGTGTCGGTGGGCAAGGCCGTGTTCCTCGACCGGCTGGCCCTGAACTGCGCCTTCGTGGGGGGCAACACCCGCACGCCGCTCGGGGTGGTGAGCTTCGCCGAGAACCTGATCATGGGCCTGATGGGCGGCGCGATGGTCCTCCGGGCATGGTGA
- a CDS encoding sodium-dependent bicarbonate transport family permease has translation MSEFLELFIKQLQSPTLGFLIGGIVVASFGSQLAIPDSIYRFITFFLLLKIGLTGGLAIRKSNLAEIFLPALAAIFLGIIIVLIARYTLAKLPGIKVADAVATGGLFGAVSGSTLAAVLPQLDSAGVKYEAWTAALYPFMDIPALVTAIVVASVYLSNHGDKSSGNVEIWPIVKESLQSSAVTALLLGLALGIFTKPEPVYDTFFNPLFRGFLSVMMIIMGMEAAQRMNELRKVAQWYAVYAFIAPFLHGFIAFGLGLVIRQITGFSLGGCVVLAVIAASSSDISGPPTLRAGIPSANPSAYIGASTAIGTPVAIALCIPLFIGIAEMMAGG, from the coding sequence GTGTCCGAATTCTTAGAGCTTTTTATCAAGCAGCTCCAGTCTCCAACGCTCGGCTTCCTGATCGGTGGCATCGTGGTTGCCTCTTTCGGCAGCCAACTGGCGATTCCGGATTCGATCTACAGATTCATCACCTTTTTCCTGCTCCTGAAGATTGGTCTTACTGGTGGTCTTGCCATTCGTAAGTCCAATCTTGCCGAGATCTTCCTCCCTGCCCTGGCGGCCATTTTCCTGGGAATCATCATCGTGTTGATCGCCCGGTACACCCTGGCGAAGCTACCTGGAATCAAGGTGGCAGATGCCGTGGCCACAGGAGGCCTCTTCGGCGCCGTGAGTGGCTCCACCCTGGCAGCCGTTCTGCCCCAGCTCGATTCCGCCGGTGTGAAGTACGAGGCCTGGACAGCAGCCCTCTACCCGTTCATGGACATCCCGGCCCTGGTCACAGCCATTGTGGTGGCGAGTGTCTATCTCAGCAACCATGGCGACAAGAGCTCGGGGAATGTGGAGATCTGGCCGATTGTGAAGGAGAGTCTGCAGAGCTCGGCTGTCACCGCCCTTCTGCTGGGCTTGGCCCTGGGTATTTTCACCAAGCCGGAGCCGGTCTACGACACGTTCTTCAACCCGCTGTTCCGTGGATTCCTTTCCGTGATGATGATCATCATGGGCATGGAGGCCGCGCAGCGGATGAATGAGCTGCGCAAAGTGGCCCAGTGGTATGCGGTGTATGCCTTCATCGCGCCCTTCCTGCACGGCTTCATCGCCTTTGGTCTTGGCCTTGTGATCCGCCAAATCACGGGCTTCAGCCTTGGCGGCTGTGTGGTGTTGGCGGTAATCGCAGCTTCCAGCTCTGACATCTCCGGGCCCCCCACCCTGCGTGCCGGCATCCCAAGCGCCAATCCTTCCGCCTACATCGGCGCTTCCACCGCCATCGGAACCCCAGTGGCGATCGCGCTCTGCATCCCGCTCTTCATCGGGATTGCCGAGATGATGGCTGGTGGTTAA
- a CDS encoding multicopper oxidase family protein, translated as MPGHPFGRRSFLTLAAGATAAATGAVLLGRSGDPRRSQPLFAATSSRLNSRGGLLELDLTAEETAVSIPGGPERALTYNGLLPGPLLELQPGDAVRLRLHNRLDQPTNLHYHGLHIPPGGQADNVFLSVAPGASQTYDFQLPANHPAGTFYYHPHRHGTVADQVFGGLGGVLIVRGALDRIPEVGAAQEQVLFLKDLPVGWENAAMGRGMGRGRMLGREGSALTVNGQVNPDLTVPAGALLRLRIVNGSNARFWRLALEDHPFHLIATDGGALEAPVALRELLLAPGERAEVLVQASRAGGRYRLLNLPYARAAGGRMGGRRGGMGMGPRGGMGMGPGRGAEFGAGFGAGSGLQPQAEIAIATLTYAGAVAPQPLPERLLPVEPLPPPVRSRRFELNHGMAPGMGMVFLINGRPYAPHRTDTRVRLGDTEDWDLVNTGVMDHPFHVHINPFQVISRNGRPEPYRAWMDVVLVRSGETVRIRTRFTDFPGRTVYHCHILDHEELGMMGNLEITT; from the coding sequence ATGCCTGGACACCCCTTCGGCCGACGCTCCTTCCTCACCCTGGCTGCCGGGGCCACGGCCGCTGCCACAGGGGCCGTGCTGCTGGGGCGCTCCGGTGATCCTCGCCGCTCACAGCCTCTCTTTGCGGCCACCAGCTCCCGCCTGAATTCCCGAGGCGGCCTGCTCGAGCTCGACCTGACCGCCGAGGAGACGGCGGTTTCCATCCCCGGTGGGCCAGAGCGGGCACTCACCTACAACGGCCTGCTGCCCGGGCCGCTGCTGGAACTGCAGCCCGGGGATGCCGTGCGCCTCCGGCTGCACAACCGGCTCGATCAGCCCACCAACCTGCACTACCACGGGCTTCACATCCCGCCCGGCGGTCAGGCCGACAACGTCTTTCTCAGCGTCGCTCCCGGCGCCAGCCAGACCTACGACTTCCAGCTGCCGGCCAACCATCCGGCGGGCACCTTCTACTACCACCCCCACCGCCACGGCACGGTGGCCGATCAGGTGTTCGGTGGCCTGGGCGGCGTGCTGATCGTGCGCGGCGCTCTCGATCGCATTCCCGAGGTGGGGGCGGCCCAGGAGCAGGTGCTGTTCCTCAAGGATCTCCCCGTCGGCTGGGAGAACGCCGCGATGGGCAGGGGGATGGGCCGGGGGAGGATGCTGGGACGGGAGGGTTCGGCCCTCACCGTGAACGGGCAGGTGAATCCTGACCTCACGGTTCCCGCCGGCGCTCTGCTGCGGCTGCGGATCGTGAACGGCTCCAATGCCCGCTTCTGGCGCCTGGCGCTGGAGGACCATCCCTTCCATCTGATCGCCACGGATGGCGGCGCTCTGGAGGCCCCCGTGGCCCTGAGGGAGCTGCTGCTCGCGCCCGGCGAGCGGGCCGAGGTGCTGGTGCAGGCCAGCCGGGCCGGTGGCCGCTACCGGCTGCTCAACCTGCCGTACGCCCGCGCTGCCGGCGGAAGGATGGGCGGAAGGAGGGGTGGCATGGGGATGGGCCCGCGCGGTGGCATGGGCATGGGGCCTGGACGCGGTGCGGAGTTCGGTGCGGGATTCGGTGCGGGCTCAGGCCTCCAGCCGCAGGCTGAGATCGCGATCGCCACGCTCACCTACGCAGGAGCCGTTGCTCCCCAGCCCCTGCCCGAGCGGCTGCTGCCGGTGGAGCCCCTGCCGCCGCCTGTGCGCAGCCGCCGCTTCGAGCTGAATCACGGCATGGCTCCCGGCATGGGAATGGTGTTCCTGATCAACGGCCGCCCCTATGCGCCGCACCGCACCGACACCCGGGTGCGCCTGGGTGACACCGAGGACTGGGACCTGGTGAACACCGGCGTGATGGATCACCCCTTCCATGTGCACATCAATCCGTTCCAGGTGATCAGCCGGAATGGCCGCCCCGAGCCCTACCGCGCCTGGATGGACGTGGTGCTGGTTCGCTCCGGCGAAACGGTGCGGATCCGCACCCGCTTCACCGACTTCCCTGGCCGCACGGTGTACCACTGCCACATCCTCGACCATGAGGAACTGGGCATGATGGGCAATCTGGAGATCACGACCTGA
- a CDS encoding DUF6671 family protein, with amino-acid sequence MAPAAPYAGRRVCLTTLHGKEKVLARPFFHGLGAQLQVCGCDTDQLGTFSGEIERADDPITTCRRKAELGLAATGLPLGLASEGSFGPHPVVPLLPVGQEVLVFLDRERQLTLVEQRLELRTTFASRVVAPSDLQGPEVLRWLHQVQFPSHALIARPHAPGQPGNPSGLCIKAIRTEPALEAAIARCAALSADGRVRLETDMRAHCNPTRMASIRSLGFQLVRRLRRLCPACATPGWGRLEAIPGLPCRCCGTSTALVARERWGCATCSHTELRPRRDGRTVADPMHCPWCNP; translated from the coding sequence ATGGCACCGGCTGCTCCCTACGCCGGACGAAGGGTCTGCCTCACCACGCTCCACGGCAAGGAGAAGGTGCTGGCCAGGCCCTTTTTTCATGGCCTCGGCGCCCAGCTGCAGGTGTGTGGCTGCGACACCGACCAGCTCGGCACCTTCAGCGGTGAGATCGAGCGAGCGGACGACCCGATCACCACCTGTCGCCGCAAGGCGGAGCTCGGCCTTGCGGCCACCGGGCTGCCGCTCGGGCTCGCCAGCGAGGGCAGCTTCGGCCCCCACCCCGTGGTGCCCCTGCTGCCCGTGGGCCAGGAAGTGCTGGTGTTCCTGGACCGGGAGCGCCAGCTCACGCTGGTGGAACAGCGCCTGGAGCTGCGCACCACCTTCGCCAGCCGCGTCGTGGCGCCATCCGACCTCCAGGGTCCGGAGGTCCTCCGCTGGCTACATCAGGTGCAGTTCCCCAGCCATGCGCTGATTGCCCGGCCCCATGCGCCCGGCCAGCCGGGGAACCCGAGCGGCCTGTGCATCAAGGCCATCCGCACCGAGCCAGCCCTGGAGGCCGCCATCGCCCGCTGCGCCGCCCTGTCCGCCGATGGAAGGGTGAGGCTGGAAACCGACATGCGGGCCCACTGCAATCCCACCCGCATGGCCAGCATCAGGAGCCTGGGCTTTCAGCTGGTGCGCCGGCTGCGCCGGTTGTGCCCGGCCTGTGCCACACCCGGTTGGGGGCGGCTGGAGGCGATCCCCGGCTTGCCATGCCGTTGCTGTGGCACCAGCACGGCGCTGGTCGCCCGGGAGCGCTGGGGCTGTGCCACCTGCTCCCACACCGAACTGCGGCCCCGCCGGGATGGCAGGACCGTGGCCGATCCGATGCATTGCCCCTGGTGCAATCCCTGA
- a CDS encoding Fe2+-dependent dioxygenase codes for MRFAVESLLSPERVEAMRGALLAEAACWRSGADTAGWHARTVKHNRQLAQDSPLHAELAQQVREALLAHPLVAAAALPVRVHGLLFSRCGVGEGYGRHVDNAYMKEGRSDLSFTLFLSEPGSYAGGALMLETPAGEEPVRLSAGDAIFYPSTLLHRVEPVRSGERLVAVGWIQSRVRHADQRELLFELDTARRALFAGQGDSQAAGGQDAALPAEVFALINRSYTNLLRRWGD; via the coding sequence ATGCGTTTCGCCGTCGAATCCCTGCTCTCCCCCGAGCGCGTGGAGGCCATGCGGGGGGCTCTGCTGGCCGAGGCAGCGTGCTGGCGGTCCGGAGCCGACACCGCGGGCTGGCACGCCCGCACCGTGAAGCACAACCGCCAGCTGGCCCAGGATTCGCCGCTGCATGCCGAGCTGGCGCAGCAGGTGCGGGAAGCACTGCTGGCCCATCCGCTCGTGGCCGCCGCTGCCCTGCCGGTGCGGGTGCATGGCCTGCTGTTCAGCCGCTGCGGTGTGGGCGAGGGGTATGGCCGGCATGTGGACAACGCCTACATGAAGGAGGGCCGCAGTGACCTCTCGTTCACCCTGTTTCTCTCCGAGCCCGGCAGCTACGCCGGCGGGGCCCTGATGCTGGAGACGCCCGCCGGGGAGGAGCCGGTGCGGCTGAGCGCCGGTGACGCGATTTTCTATCCGAGCACCCTGCTGCACCGCGTGGAGCCGGTGCGCAGCGGTGAGCGGCTGGTGGCGGTGGGCTGGATCCAGAGCCGCGTGCGTCACGCCGACCAGAGGGAGCTGCTCTTCGAGCTCGACACCGCCCGTCGCGCCCTCTTCGCCGGCCAGGGCGACAGCCAGGCGGCAGGGGGGCAGGACGCCGCTCTGCCGGCGGAGGTGTTCGCCCTGATCAACCGCAGCTACACCAACCTGCTGCGCCGCTGGGGAGACTGA
- a CDS encoding cation:proton antiporter, which produces MDPLPTVLMEIGSHQLEVVETLIGVGRFLVIFVAARTIAELMVRLQLPTILGELVAGVLIGASGLHLVLPPDAQAHLSEAVLGLVGSLADVPADTVEEVYRETFPSLQAVSQLGLFALLFLTGLESELDELVAVGVQATTVAVTGVVLPFALGTAGLYYLFHVPLIPAVFAGAAMTATSIGITASVFGELQWLKRKEGQIVIGAAVLDDILGIVILAVVVALAGGGAFTVGPILKLCAAALVFVAAALFLSRTAAPVFDWVVDRLKAPGDVAVASFVVLTLCCFAAQAIGLEAALGAFAAGLILSGSKHTHDIDTAVKPLVALFATVFFVLIGTGMDLSVLNPFDPANREGLIVAMFLLTVAIVGKVAAGWTYTSKDPTNRLVVGLGMMPRGEVGLIFLGLGTQAGILTPALEAAILLMVIGTTFLAPILLRLVIGSKSVAAPQPS; this is translated from the coding sequence ATGGATCCCTTGCCCACCGTGCTGATGGAAATCGGCAGTCACCAGCTGGAAGTGGTCGAAACCCTCATCGGCGTGGGGCGCTTCCTGGTGATCTTCGTCGCGGCCCGCACCATCGCTGAGCTGATGGTGCGCCTGCAGCTGCCCACCATCCTCGGTGAGCTGGTGGCCGGGGTGCTGATCGGCGCCTCCGGCCTTCATCTGGTGCTGCCCCCCGATGCCCAGGCCCATCTCAGCGAGGCGGTGCTGGGCCTGGTGGGCTCCCTGGCCGACGTGCCCGCCGACACGGTGGAGGAGGTGTACCGGGAAACCTTCCCGAGCCTGCAGGCCGTGTCCCAGCTCGGCCTGTTCGCGCTCCTCTTCCTCACCGGCCTCGAGAGTGAACTCGACGAGCTGGTGGCGGTGGGCGTGCAGGCCACCACGGTGGCCGTGACCGGGGTGGTGCTGCCGTTCGCCCTCGGCACCGCCGGCCTCTACTACCTTTTTCATGTGCCCCTGATCCCGGCGGTGTTCGCCGGCGCGGCCATGACGGCCACCTCCATCGGCATCACGGCGAGTGTGTTCGGCGAGCTCCAGTGGCTCAAGCGCAAGGAGGGGCAGATCGTGATCGGCGCGGCCGTGCTCGACGACATCCTGGGCATCGTCATCCTGGCGGTGGTGGTGGCCCTGGCCGGGGGCGGTGCCTTCACCGTCGGCCCGATCCTCAAGCTCTGCGCCGCCGCCCTGGTGTTCGTGGCGGCGGCCCTGTTCCTCAGCCGCACCGCCGCGCCCGTGTTCGACTGGGTGGTGGATCGGCTCAAGGCCCCGGGTGATGTGGCCGTGGCCAGCTTCGTGGTGCTCACCCTCTGCTGCTTCGCGGCCCAGGCGATCGGTCTGGAGGCGGCCCTCGGCGCCTTTGCCGCCGGATTGATCCTCAGTGGCTCGAAGCACACCCATGACATCGACACGGCCGTGAAGCCGCTGGTGGCGCTGTTCGCCACCGTGTTCTTCGTGCTGATCGGCACGGGCATGGATCTGTCGGTGCTCAACCCCTTCGATCCCGCCAACCGGGAGGGCCTGATCGTGGCCATGTTCCTGCTCACCGTGGCGATCGTCGGCAAGGTGGCGGCGGGCTGGACCTACACCAGCAAGGACCCCACCAACCGGCTGGTGGTGGGGCTCGGCATGATGCCCCGCGGCGAGGTGGGTCTGATCTTCCTGGGGCTCGGCACCCAGGCCGGCATCCTCACGCCGGCCCTGGAAGCCGCGATCCTGCTGATGGTGATCGGCACCACCTTCCTGGCGCCAATCCTGCTGCGGCTGGTGATCGGCTCCAAGTCCGTCGCCGCCCCACAGCCCTCCTGA